One Nocardioides dongkuii genomic window, AGGAGCTCCGCACGCGCGGCTTCCAGGAGCTCACCCACCCCGACGACCTGGACATGGACCTGCGGCACTTCGAGCGGGCGATCTCGGGGGAGCTCGACTCCTACCGGCTGCGCAAGCGCTACCTGCACGCCGACGGGCACGTGGTCTGGGGCGAGCTCTCGGTGGCGGTGGTCCGGGACCACGACGCTCGTCCCCTCCACGTCGTCTCCCAGATCCTCGACGTGAGCGAGCAGCAGGAGTACGAGCAACGGCTGCAGCAGGCGAACGCCGAGATCGAGCACGAGCGCCAGGCGCTCGAGGCGATCTTCGAGACCGTGAGCGTGGGACTGCTGCTGATCGACGCCGACGGCAACTACGCGCGGATGAACCGGCGCCACCAGGAGACGATGTCGCTGCCGTTCCCCGAGGGCCACGAGGGCCGAGCCGGGCAGCTCGGGCACGTCTTCCGCGCCGACGGCACGACACCGCTCACCCGCGAGGAGATGCCGTCCTACCGCGCGGTGCAGGGCGAGGAGTTCGACGACTACACCTACTGGGTGGGCGCCGACCCGAGCACCCGCGCGGCGTTCTCCACCTCGGCCCGGCAGGTCCGCGGCCCCGACGGCGAGCGGCTCGGCGCCGCGCTCGCCTACCAGGAGGTCACCGACCTGCTGCGCGCGATGCAGGTCAAGGACGAGTTCGTCTCGTCGGTCTCCCACGAGCTGCGCACCCCGCTCACCGCGGTCCTCGGGCACCTCGAGCTGCTCGGCGAGCGGGAGGACCTGCCCGCCGGCGTCGTCCGGCAGCTGGAGGTCGTGCAGCGCAACGCCGTACGCCTCCGGGCGCTGGTCTCCGACCTGCTGCAGGTCGCCCAGGTCGGCGATGGCAACCTGCGCATGCACCGCACGCCGACCGACCTGGTCCGGGTGGTGCGCGAGGCCGTCGAGGCGGCGCGGCCCTACGCCGAGAGCCTCGGCGTCAGCGTGCGGGCCGACGTGCCCGAACGGCTGGTCGCGCACGTCGACGAGCAGCGGATCGCCCAGGTGCTCGACAACCTGGTGGCGAACGGCGTGAAGTACAGCGAGCCCGGCGACTCCGTCACCGTCGTGCTCTGCGACGCCGGGGACGCCCTCGTGCTCGAGGTCACCGACACCGGCATCGGCATCGCCGAGGACGAGGTCACGCAGGTGTTCGGCCGCTTCTTCCGCGGCGGCGACGCCCGCGACCGGCACATCCCGGGCACCGGTCTCGGGCTCACCATCGTGAGCTCGATCGTCGCCGCGCACCGGGGCGAGGTGAGTGTCGAGAGCGAGCTCGGCAGGGGCACCACCTTCCGCGTCCGGCTGCCCGGGGAGTCCGCATGAGCGCGCCCGGCACCATCGTCGCCCTGGGCGGCGGCGGGTTCTCGATGGATCCGGAGCCGCTGCTCGACGACTTCGTGCTCTCCCTGGCCACCCGCCGGCGTGGCGTGGGCGGGCTGCCGAAGGTGTGCTTCGTGCCGACGGCGAGCGGCGACGCCGAGACCTACGTCGACCGGTTCCTCGAGGCGTTCGCCGGCCGGGCCGAGACCGCGACCCTTCGGCTCTTCCACCTCCACGAGCTCGGCGGCGCCGACCTGCGCGAGCATCTGCTCGCCCAGGACGTGGTGTACGTCGGGGGCGGCAGCACCGCCAACCTGCTGGCGCTGTGGCGGCTGCACGGGCTGGACACCGTCCTGCGCGAGGCGCTGGAGCAGGGCGTCGTGCTCGCCGGGGTCAGCGCCGGCATGAACTGCTGGTTCGAGGCGTCGGTCACCGACTCCTTCGGACCCCTGGCGCCGCTGCGCGACGGGCTCGGCTTCCTGCCCGGCAGCGCGTGCCCGCACTACGACGGCGAGCCGGACCGGCGCCCGGCGTACCTCGACCTGGTCGGGACGGGCGCGCTGCCGTCCGGGTACGCCGCGGACGACGGCTGCGCCCTGCACTTCCGCGACGGCGAGCTGGTCGAGGCGGTCTCCTCGCGGCCGGACGCCGCGGCGTACCGCGTCCACCTCGCCGGCGACGGCCTGGACGCCCTCGACGGCACCACGGCCCCGATCGTCGCCGAGAGCCCCATCGACGTCCGCTTCCTCGGAGGTTGAGCAGCACCGGAGGTTGAGCAGCGAAGGCGTTCTGCGCCTGAGCGTTGTCGAAACCCGGTCAGCCGACCCACGACCTCGATCAAGGCCGCCGGTGGTTGAGCAGCGAAGGCGCCCTGGCGCCTGAGCGATGTCGAAACCCGGTGAGGTCAGCCACGACCTCGATCAAGGCCCTGGGGACGCTGCGGGGGTCTCGACAACGCTCGTCGCTAGCGCTCCTCGCTGCTCGACCACCGGTTGCCGGAGGTTGAGCAGCGAAGGCGCTCTGCGCCTGAGCGATGTCGAAACCCGGTGAGGTCAGCCACGGCCTCGATCAAGGCTCTGGGGACGCTGCAGGGGTCTCGACAACGCTCGTCGCTGGCGCTCCTCGCTGCTCGACCACCGGTCGCCGGTACGGCTCAGGCGGCGGTGGTGAGGCGCTTGGCCTGCTGCTGGAGCCGGGCCTGGGCGGCGCGGCGGACCTTGGGGCCGCCGGTGGCCATCTTGTAGAGCAGGCCGAGCTGCTGCGGGGCGTTGGACGGCTTGGTCGTGGCGAGCCAGCCGTTGGGCAGCGAGAGCCGGACCACCTTGTGCCAGGCCGAGTAGACCTGCGCGGGCAGCGGCGCCTCGTGGTAGTTCAGGCCGTACTTGTCGAACAGCGCCTTCACCTTGGGGGCGACCTCGGCGTACCGGTTGCTCGGCAGGTCGGGGAAGAGGTGGTGCTCGATCTGGTGGGAGAGGTTGCCGGTCATCAGGTGCATCAGCTTGGAGCCGGAGATGTTGGCCGAGCCGAGCATCTGGCGCAGGTACCACTCGCCGCGGGTCTCGTTGTCCGGGATCGAGCTCCGCTCGAACGTCTCGACGCCCTCGGGGAAGTGGCCGCACATGATCACCGAGTGCGACCAGAGGTTGCGCACCAGGTTGGCGGTGAAGTTCGCGGCGAGCGTCGGCACGGCGGCGCCGAACGGGAGCGCGAGCGCGGGGTGGACGACGTAGTCCTTGGTGGCCTGCTTGCGGATCTTCCCGAGCGTCTTGCGCAGGTTGGTCGCGAACTCCGGGCTGCGCTTCTCCTTCGGGACCGACAGGTTCTTGCCGAGCTCGAGGTCGTACGCCGCGATGCCGTACTCGAAGAAGCAGGCGTTGATGAAGTTCCACAGCGGCTGGCCGAGGTGGAAGGGGTACCAGCGCTGGTCCTCGTCGACGCGCATGATGCCGTAGCCGAGGTCGTTGTCCTTGCCGACGATGTTCGTGTAGGTGTGGTGGATCTCGTTGTGCGAGTGCTTCCAGCCGTCGGCGGTGGACGCGTTGTCCCACTCCCAGGTGGTCGAGTGGATCTTCGGGTCACGCATCCAGTCCCACTGGCCGTGCATGACGTTGTGGCCGATCTCCATGTTCTCGAGGATCTTGGCGACCGAGAGGCCGACGGTGCCGGCGACCCACGCGGGCGGGAAGGCGCCGCCGAGCAGCACGGCGCGGGAGGCCAGCTCGAGCCTGCGCTGGACGTCGACGATCCGGCGGATGTACGCCGCGTCGCGCTCGCCGCGGGAGTCCAGGACCTCCTGGCGCATCGCGTCGAGCTCGACGCCGATCTGCTCGATGTCCTCGGGGGTCAGGTGGGCGGTCGGGTTGACGGGCTGCTTCGTGATGACGGTCATCGGAATCGCCTTTCGTCGTACGGGGGAGTCAGTGGTCGATGGCGCACGCGCCGGCGGCGGCGCTGATGCAGGTCTGGATGGGGACGCCCTGGGGGCCGGTCTCGCCGGGGACGGCGGTGGTGATCGCGCCGTTGCGGAGGTCGCGGACGGCGCCCTCCCGCATCGGCAGCACGCAGCCCATGCAGATGCCCATCCGGCAGCCGCTGGGCATCAGGACGCCGGCCGCCTCGGCCGCGTCGAGGATCGGGGTGGCGCCGTCGGCCTCGAGGACGGTGCCGGAGGTGAAGGTGACCGTGCCGCCCTCACCCGCGTCGGCCCCCGCGGCGATCGAGGGGCGGAACCGCTCGGTGGTGAGCCGGAGACCGCGGGCGACGTGGTGCTCCTCGAGCGCGTCGAGCAGGCCGGCCGGGCCGCAGGCGTAGGTGAGCCGCTGGTCGAGGTCGGGCACCAGCGCGTCCAGCCCGTCCTCGGGGTGGGCGACGTCGAGCAGGCCGTGCTGGTCGTCGTACCGCTCGATGAGCGTGATCCGCCCGGCCGCGCCCAGCGCCCGCAGCTCGTCGCGGAAGATCGCGGCCGACTCCGAGGGGTTGACGTGCACGAGCACGATGTCGGTCGCGGGCGCCTCGGCCTTGGAGAAGAGGTTGCGCAGCATGCCGATCACCGGGGTGATGCCGGAGCCGGCGGTGACCAGCAGCAGCCGCTCGGGCAGCGGCTGCGGGAGCACGAACTCGCCCTCGGGCTGCGCGAGCTGGAGCAGCTGGCCCGGGCGGGCGCGGTGCACGAGGTAGCCGGAGACGACGCCGTCCGGGATCGCCTTGACGGTGATGCTGATGCAGCGGTCGCGCCGGCGGCCGTGGGTCAGGGAGTAGGTGCGCCAGAGGCGGACGCCGTCGACGTCGACGCCGACCCGGACGTACTGGCCGGGCACGTGGCCGGACCAGTCGCGGCTGGGCTTGATGACGATCGTCGCCGACTCGGCGGTCTCGGGCACGACCTCCACGATCTTGCCGCGCAGCTCGGTGCCGGCGCGGAGCGGGTGGAACTGGTCGAGGACGTCGTCGATCTCGAGGGGCGTCACGGCCGCCTCGGCGACGCGGCGCAGCAACCCCTTGACCGAGCGGGACGCCGGGGGTCCGCTCGGCACAGCAGTCGCAGTCATGTTCCCTACTGTCCTGCATTGACGGCGTAAAGTCCTGACCGGTCCGGATGAACCGGGCGCCCCTTCTTGTTCGGTGGAGACAAAAGGATCGGAGGCTGTGATGGCTCGACCCACCCCGCGGCGTACGGCGGGCCACGGACTGCGGCTGCCCGCCCCCGCGGTCGCGATCATGCGCGGCCAGCTCCCGGACGTCGCCGAGCACGTGGTCGCCGCCATCATCGAGGAGATCCCGAGCTACACCGACGCGTTCAGCGGCCCGATGGGCGAGACCATCCGCAACGCCGTCGAGATGGCGCTCGGCGGCTTCCTCTCGCTCGCCAGCGGCCGGCGCGGCGCGGACCTGCGCACCCCGGCCGCGCCGGCGGTCGAGGGCGCCTACCAGCTCGGCCGCGGCGAGGCCCGGAGCGGGCGCACCACGGACGCGCTGCTCGCGGCGTACCGGATCGGGGCGCGGGTGTCGTGGCGGGAGATGTCGAGCACCGCGGTCGCC contains:
- a CDS encoding sensor histidine kinase, whose protein sequence is MDGSPDSAELWRLTWEHSPVGMAIVDLAGRLLLVNRAFSEMLGRDVEELRTRGFQELTHPDDLDMDLRHFERAISGELDSYRLRKRYLHADGHVVWGELSVAVVRDHDARPLHVVSQILDVSEQQEYEQRLQQANAEIEHERQALEAIFETVSVGLLLIDADGNYARMNRRHQETMSLPFPEGHEGRAGQLGHVFRADGTTPLTREEMPSYRAVQGEEFDDYTYWVGADPSTRAAFSTSARQVRGPDGERLGAALAYQEVTDLLRAMQVKDEFVSSVSHELRTPLTAVLGHLELLGEREDLPAGVVRQLEVVQRNAVRLRALVSDLLQVAQVGDGNLRMHRTPTDLVRVVREAVEAARPYAESLGVSVRADVPERLVAHVDEQRIAQVLDNLVANGVKYSEPGDSVTVVLCDAGDALVLEVTDTGIGIAEDEVTQVFGRFFRGGDARDRHIPGTGLGLTIVSSIVAAHRGEVSVESELGRGTTFRVRLPGESA
- a CDS encoding peptidase E, with the translated sequence MSAPGTIVALGGGGFSMDPEPLLDDFVLSLATRRRGVGGLPKVCFVPTASGDAETYVDRFLEAFAGRAETATLRLFHLHELGGADLREHLLAQDVVYVGGGSTANLLALWRLHGLDTVLREALEQGVVLAGVSAGMNCWFEASVTDSFGPLAPLRDGLGFLPGSACPHYDGEPDRRPAYLDLVGTGALPSGYAADDGCALHFRDGELVEAVSSRPDAAAYRVHLAGDGLDALDGTTAPIVAESPIDVRFLGG
- a CDS encoding fatty acid desaturase family protein; translated protein: MTVITKQPVNPTAHLTPEDIEQIGVELDAMRQEVLDSRGERDAAYIRRIVDVQRRLELASRAVLLGGAFPPAWVAGTVGLSVAKILENMEIGHNVMHGQWDWMRDPKIHSTTWEWDNASTADGWKHSHNEIHHTYTNIVGKDNDLGYGIMRVDEDQRWYPFHLGQPLWNFINACFFEYGIAAYDLELGKNLSVPKEKRSPEFATNLRKTLGKIRKQATKDYVVHPALALPFGAAVPTLAANFTANLVRNLWSHSVIMCGHFPEGVETFERSSIPDNETRGEWYLRQMLGSANISGSKLMHLMTGNLSHQIEHHLFPDLPSNRYAEVAPKVKALFDKYGLNYHEAPLPAQVYSAWHKVVRLSLPNGWLATTKPSNAPQQLGLLYKMATGGPKVRRAAQARLQQQAKRLTTAA
- a CDS encoding ferredoxin reductase, translated to MTATAVPSGPPASRSVKGLLRRVAEAAVTPLEIDDVLDQFHPLRAGTELRGKIVEVVPETAESATIVIKPSRDWSGHVPGQYVRVGVDVDGVRLWRTYSLTHGRRRDRCISITVKAIPDGVVSGYLVHRARPGQLLQLAQPEGEFVLPQPLPERLLLVTAGSGITPVIGMLRNLFSKAEAPATDIVLVHVNPSESAAIFRDELRALGAAGRITLIERYDDQHGLLDVAHPEDGLDALVPDLDQRLTYACGPAGLLDALEEHHVARGLRLTTERFRPSIAAGADAGEGGTVTFTSGTVLEADGATPILDAAEAAGVLMPSGCRMGICMGCVLPMREGAVRDLRNGAITTAVPGETGPQGVPIQTCISAAAGACAIDH